One Rhodospirillaceae bacterium DNA window includes the following coding sequences:
- a CDS encoding orotate phosphoribosyltransferase gives MSDPLDTIASTATGLEAAKMLLDIKAVNFRPEEPYILTSGWASPVYIDCRKLISYPEERKRMMKLAVAQLDNDIGFEEIDVIAGGETAGIPYSSWIAQATDKSMLYVRKKPKGFGRNAQIEGDLGEGSQVLLVEDLATDGASKVLFVNALREAGAVVTDCFCVFYYGIFAGALESLKKEGLTLHYLATWHDVLEAAEAGDYFPAETINGVKEFLEDPAAWSKAHGGKDA, from the coding sequence ATGTCTGATCCCCTTGATACGATCGCCAGCACGGCAACAGGCCTTGAAGCGGCTAAAATGCTGCTTGATATCAAGGCCGTTAATTTCCGCCCCGAGGAGCCCTATATCCTGACATCTGGCTGGGCCAGCCCCGTCTACATTGATTGCCGTAAATTGATATCCTATCCCGAAGAACGCAAACGAATGATGAAACTGGCCGTTGCTCAGCTGGACAATGATATCGGCTTTGAAGAAATTGATGTTATCGCTGGTGGCGAGACGGCGGGGATTCCGTATTCTTCATGGATCGCCCAGGCCACCGACAAGTCGATGCTCTACGTTCGCAAAAAACCTAAAGGTTTTGGTCGCAATGCCCAGATCGAAGGCGATCTTGGCGAGGGTTCACAGGTTCTGCTGGTCGAGGACCTGGCCACAGACGGGGCCTCGAAGGTGTTGTTCGTCAACGCCCTGCGTGAAGCTGGCGCCGTTGTCACCGATTGTTTTTGCGTGTTTTACTACGGAATTTTCGCGGGAGCTTTGGAATCCCTGAAAAAAGAAGGTTTGACCCTTCATTATCTGGCCACCTGGCATGATGTTCTGGAAGCTGCCGAGGCCGGGGATTACTTCCCCGCAGAAACCATTAATGGTGTCAAGGAATTCCTCGAGGATCCGGCCGCCTGGTCAAAGGCCCACGGCGG